A region from the Aegilops tauschii subsp. strangulata cultivar AL8/78 chromosome 5, Aet v6.0, whole genome shotgun sequence genome encodes:
- the LOC109786094 gene encoding uncharacterized protein — MATATAAATEDPCPCVLMAPQIEAADGTLTTAGFYRWEEGQGAATLVMDAMPDYHSFHPDTEAAHDLAHCDGLLLVPTDAGARVLNPATSRVLALPSVAAPPPPLPSGRIVGHQAFGLGRDPRSGAYKVARFFYRSLDEVELYAGGCTYTYALGAEVLTLGGVGADQHWRETPALPPCPVIPGRTATFFKGSLLFTPHERVLGKEAPGFIRLSLDDELFGVTPGPPCDKRIDYAASSMAELRGELWLCVGSPRPGIGSVEMWACGDLAGARWERRHLVEACVFHGHRSLRPVTASAGAILLRVGPSHLWCYRRQGSEPGYGDIVNMRRIEYHRHDHEIVEYQRDTIYLAGLANTGRLLQTCSFAVEGLRPSCSQHHDGVGMELTHGCWERKREVGDEECG; from the exons atggcgacggcgacTGCCGCGGCGACGGAGGACCCGTGCCCGTGCGTGCTCATGGCGCCGCAGATCGAGGCCGCCGATGGCACGCTAACCACTGCCGGGTTCTACCGCTGGGAGGAGGGCCAGGGCGCCGCAACCCTCGTGATGGACGCCATGCCCGACTACCACTCCTTCCACCCCGACACGGAAGCGGCGCACGACCTCGCGCACTGCGACGGGCTGCTGCTGGTGCCCACCGACGCCGGCGCGCGCGTGCTCAACCCGGCCACGTCCCGCGTCCTCGCGCTCCCctccgtcgccgcgccgccgcccccgctccCCTCGGGTCGGATCGTGGGCCACCAGGCGTTCGGCCTCGGCCGCGACCCTCGCTCAGGCGCCTACAAGGTCGCCCGCTTCTTCTACCGCTCACTGGACGAGGTCGAGCTCTACGCGGGCGGCTGCACCTACACCTACGCCCTCGGGGCGGAGGTGCTCACCCTCGGCGGTGTCGGGGCGGACCAGCACTGGCGCGAGACGCCGGCTCTACCGCCGTGCCCCGTCATACCAGGGCGCACGGCGACATTCTTCAAGGGCTCGCTCCTCTTCACCCCCCACGAGCGGGTCCTCGGCAAAGAGGCGCCGGGCTTCATCCGCCTCAGCCTAGACGACGAGCTGTTCGGCGTTACGCCGGGGCCTCCCTGCGACAAGAGGATCGACTACGCGGCGTCCAGCATGGCCGAGCTGCGCGGGGAGCTGTGGCTGTGCGTCGGCAGCCCGAGGCCtggcatcgggtcggtggagatGTGGGCGTGCGGCGACCTTGCCGGCGCCCGGTGGGAGCGGCGTCACCTCGTCGAGGCCTGTGTATTCCATGGGCACCGGTCTCTTCGTCCGGTGACCGCGTCCGCCGGTGCCATACTGCTACGCGTCGGACCGTCGCACCTTTGGTGCTACCGTCGGCAGGGTAGTGAGCCGGGTTACGGCGACATCGTCAACATGCGACGTATCGAGTATCACCGCCACGACCACGAGATCGTCGAGTACCAAAGGGATACAAT CTACCTCGCCGGCCTTGCGAACACGGGTCGTCTCCTCCAGACTTGCAGCTTTGCCGTTGAAGGGTTGCGGCCCTCATGCTCGCAGCACCATGATGGTGTGGGGATGGAGCTCACACATGGCTGCTGGGAGAGGAAGCGGGAGGTAGGTGACGAGGAGTGTGGATAG